Proteins from one Nicotiana tabacum cultivar K326 chromosome 23, ASM71507v2, whole genome shotgun sequence genomic window:
- the LOC107784482 gene encoding uncharacterized protein LOC107784482, translated as MALFTFLPEASETQKQPSKRRKKQQKQKQPSSWDQFKNLLSCKQIENSTVDDPSKNAYYSKLGSCSSICSFKDVVLHHGNNTRVVHRVDDNNNSLEDQSSSSLGQETRLLSKKTSHGSTSSRSFGSSTSSKGMQFRKLSRCYECHMIVDPSRHPLPRSTICACPECGEIFPKIESLEHHQAVRHAVSELSPEDSSRNIVEIIFKSSWLKKDNPICKIERILKVHNTKRIIHKFEDYRDAVKLRATVNGKKNPRCAADGNELLRFYCTTLTCSLGAKGTSNLCSSVCTPGCGVCTVIRHGFQGNNNKVCGVRTTASSGRAHDCLGSGADGRRAMLVCRVIAGRVKRVAEDTAATEESGGSGLSAAANLYDSVVGYSDVYSNLEELYVFNPRAILPCFVVIYKALES; from the exons ATGGCACTCTTCACTTTCTTACCAGAAGCATCAGAAACCCAAAAACAACCATCCAAACGGAgaaaaaagcaacaaaaacagAAGCAACCATCTTCATGGGATCAATTCAAGAACTTATTGAGTTGTAAGCAGATCGAAAACTCAACAGTTGATGACCCATCTAAGAATGCTTATTATTCAAAGTTGGGTTCTTGTAGTTCTATATGTAGCTTTAAGGATGTTGTACTACATCATGGAAACAACACAAGAGTGGTTCACAGagttgatgataataataattctttagAAGATCAAAGCAGCAGTAGTTTAGGCCAAGAAACTCGGCTCCTTAGCAAGAAAACTTCTCATGGGTCAACATCCTCGAGATCTTTTGGTAGCTCTACTTCTTCCAAAGGCATGCAATTCAGGAAACTCTCTCGATGTTATGAGTGTCACATGATAGTTGATCCCAGCAG GCACCCTCTCCCGAGGTCAACTATATGTGCCTGTCCTGAATGTGgagaaatttttccaaaaattgaGAGCTTGGAACATCATCAAGCAGTTAGGCATGCTG TATCAGAGTTGAGTCCTGAAGATTCAAGCAGGAACATAGTGGAAATAATCTTCAAATCAAGCTGGCTCAAAAAGGATAACCCAATATGCAAGATCGAACGTATACTCAAAGTCCACAACACTAAACGCATCATCCACAAATTCGAAGATTATAGGGACGCCGTGAAGCTACGCGCCACCGTTAACGGCAAGAAAAACCCCCGTTGCGCCGCCGACGGAAACGAACTCTTAAGGTTCTACTGCACAACCCTCACGTGCTCACTCGGCGCCAAGGGTACATCTAACTTGTGCAGCTCGGTATGTACACCTGGCTGCGGAGTTTGTACGGTCATCCGCCATGGATTCCAAGGAAATAATAATAAGGTTTGTGGGGTCCGCACAACGGCCAGTAGTGGTAGGGCCCATGACTGCCTCGGTAGCGGCGCCGATGGACGTAGGGCGATGTTGGTGTGTCGGGTGATAGCTGGGAGAGTGAAGCGCGTGGCGGAGGATACGGCGGCGACGGAGGAGAGTGGTGGTTCTGGGTTGTCGGCTGCTGCAAATTTATACGATTCTGTAGTTGGGTATTCAGATGTTTACTCGAAT